In Candidatus Zixiibacteriota bacterium, a genomic segment contains:
- a CDS encoding glycine--tRNA ligase, whose amino-acid sequence MTAKPVNDTMEKLVSLCKRRGYVFPSSEIYGGLNSCWDYGPLGAELKRNIKSFWWNAMTNRRDDIEGLDAAILMHPQVWHTSGHVAEFTDPLIDCKTCKGRFRADKLAECRCLQKPSKTPFECGGELTAARNFNLMFKTFMGPVEDESAVIYMRPETAQGIYVNFLNVKNSSRQKIPFGIAQIGKAFRNEITPGNFIFRTREFEQMEMQFFIHPSEDDKWFEYWREIRWDWYKQLGLKMEKLRWHHHGEGELAHYAKAAYDIEYEYPFGWQELEGIHNRTDFDLGRHMKATGKDLRYFDERFTEKFVPYIIETSAGCDRTLLTTLVDAYDEVTINDEQRVFLRLSPKIAPIKAAIFPLVKKDGMPEFANNVYNDLKKKFKVFYDESGAVGRRYARMDEAGCPYCITVDGQSLEDQTMTVRDRETMEQTRMTTPAIMAFLDEKVNG is encoded by the coding sequence ATGACCGCTAAACCCGTCAATGACACAATGGAAAAACTCGTCTCGCTCTGCAAGCGGCGCGGGTACGTTTTCCCTTCATCTGAAATATACGGCGGCCTGAACTCCTGCTGGGACTACGGCCCTCTTGGCGCGGAACTCAAGCGCAATATCAAATCCTTCTGGTGGAATGCCATGACCAACCGCCGCGATGACATCGAAGGACTCGATGCCGCAATCCTTATGCACCCCCAGGTCTGGCACACATCGGGACATGTCGCGGAGTTTACTGACCCGCTTATCGACTGCAAAACATGCAAGGGACGATTCCGCGCCGATAAACTCGCCGAGTGCCGCTGCCTGCAGAAACCCTCAAAAACTCCGTTCGAATGCGGCGGCGAACTAACCGCCGCGCGCAATTTCAATCTCATGTTCAAAACGTTCATGGGGCCGGTCGAAGACGAGTCCGCCGTCATCTATATGCGCCCTGAAACAGCGCAGGGGATATATGTCAACTTTTTGAATGTCAAAAACTCATCCCGCCAAAAAATTCCTTTCGGCATTGCCCAGATCGGCAAGGCCTTCCGCAACGAGATCACCCCCGGCAATTTTATCTTCCGCACCCGTGAATTCGAGCAGATGGAAATGCAGTTTTTTATTCATCCCTCCGAGGACGACAAATGGTTCGAATACTGGCGCGAGATTCGATGGGACTGGTACAAACAGCTGGGCCTTAAAATGGAAAAGCTCCGCTGGCACCACCACGGCGAGGGAGAGCTTGCCCATTATGCCAAAGCCGCCTATGATATCGAATACGAGTATCCCTTCGGATGGCAGGAACTCGAAGGTATTCACAACCGGACAGATTTCGATCTTGGCCGCCACATGAAAGCGACCGGAAAAGACCTCAGATATTTCGACGAGCGCTTCACCGAAAAATTTGTGCCGTATATTATCGAGACCTCAGCCGGATGCGACCGGACTTTGCTCACCACTCTTGTCGATGCCTACGACGAAGTTACTATCAACGACGAACAGCGCGTGTTCCTGCGTCTGTCTCCCAAAATTGCGCCCATCAAAGCCGCGATATTTCCGCTTGTAAAAAAAGACGGCATGCCTGAGTTTGCCAACAACGTCTACAACGATTTGAAAAAGAAATTCAAAGTCTTCTATGATGAATCTGGCGCGGTCGGAAGGCGTTACGCGCGAATGGACGAAGCGGGATGCCCGTACTGCATTACTGTCGACGGCCAGTCATTGGAAGATCAGACGATGACAGTGCGCGACCGCGAGACGATGGAACAAACGCGCATGACCACCCCGGCGATCATGGCATTTTTGGATGAAAAGGTGAACGGGTAA